In Campylobacter vulpis, a genomic segment contains:
- the sstT gene encoding serine/threonine transporter SstT translates to MFAKLIQGYSKGNLILQICIGIVLGIFVGLLSKDMAVVANFLGVLFTNALKAIAPILVFILILTSICTKNFTQKSTKMKNIVFLYIVGTFLASACAVGISFLMPTELVLEGVEKASQSSPAFISEIFKDLILKIVDNPINALSGGNYLGILAWAIAGGVALRHCSKEAKQVFVDINEGVLKIVQFIVKLAPFGIFGLVANSVANTGAAGLISYAKLLLVLVLTMLFVAFIINAFIVFLYTRKNPFPLIFICIKESAFFAFFTRSSAANIPVNMALCAKLGIDKELYSISIPLGATINMGGAAVTIAVLSLAAAYTVGIEVSFFQAFLLSIIATFAACGASGVAGGSLLLIPLACSLFNINYDVAMKVVAIGFIIGVIQDSVETALNSSTDVLFTAICSNDDLRL, encoded by the coding sequence ATGTTTGCCAAACTTATACAAGGGTATTCTAAAGGAAATTTAATCTTACAAATTTGTATCGGCATAGTGCTTGGAATTTTTGTGGGTTTGCTATCTAAAGATATGGCGGTGGTGGCAAATTTTTTGGGAGTTTTATTTACAAATGCACTTAAGGCTATTGCTCCCATTCTTGTGTTTATTCTCATTTTAACTTCCATTTGCACAAAAAATTTTACACAAAAAAGCACAAAAATGAAAAATATTGTTTTTTTATACATTGTGGGAACATTTTTGGCTTCTGCTTGTGCTGTTGGGATAAGCTTTTTAATGCCAACGGAGCTTGTTTTGGAGGGAGTAGAGAAAGCCTCACAAAGCTCCCCTGCTTTTATCAGTGAAATTTTTAAAGATTTGATTTTAAAAATCGTGGATAATCCCATAAATGCTCTTTCAGGTGGGAATTATTTGGGAATTTTAGCTTGGGCTATCGCTGGAGGGGTAGCGCTTAGACACTGCTCAAAAGAGGCAAAGCAAGTTTTTGTGGATATTAATGAAGGTGTGTTAAAAATCGTTCAGTTTATTGTCAAGTTAGCTCCTTTTGGAATTTTTGGCTTGGTGGCAAATTCCGTTGCTAACACGGGTGCGGCGGGACTTATTAGCTATGCGAAACTTTTGCTCGTTTTGGTTTTAACGATGCTTTTTGTAGCTTTTATCATCAACGCTTTTATCGTTTTTCTCTACACGCGTAAAAACCCATTTCCACTTATTTTTATCTGCATTAAAGAAAGTGCATTTTTTGCTTTTTTTACACGCAGTTCAGCGGCAAATATCCCTGTAAATATGGCACTTTGTGCTAAACTTGGCATTGATAAGGAGCTTTATAGCATTTCTATCCCACTTGGAGCAACCATTAATATGGGCGGTGCGGCAGTTACCATAGCTGTCTTAAGCCTTGCTGCCGCTTATACTGTGGGCATTGAGGTTAGTTTTTTTCAAGCATTTTTACTTAGCATTATTGCAACTTTTGCGGCGTGTGGGGCGAGTGGGGTGGCTGGCGGTTCACTGCTTTTAATTCCTCTTGCTTGCTCTTTGTTTAATATCAATTACGATGTGGCGATGAAGGTTGTGGCAATAGGTTTTATTATAGGCGTGATTCAAGATAGTGTAGAAACAGCACTTAATAGCTCTACCGATGTGCTTTTTACGGCGATTTGCTCAAATGATGATTTACGTTTGTAG
- a CDS encoding aspartate carbamoyltransferase catalytic subunit: MKHLITTRDFDKDEIEALFEDTREFLDEKPRILLEGKSVTTIFFENSTRTLSSFESAARRLGARVLRLDVSRSSSSKGETLYDTAANLDAMGPHAIIVRHQHSGVPYLLAKHLHCPVLNAGDGKHAHPSQALLDLFTIKEHFKGDIVGRKILIVGDVKNSRVATSNIELLGRFGLDITLVAPPHFMPQTSLKSSYELSEELIEKADIIMSLRTQTERHQKAIYASLKDYANDFCIRANVLTKNPKLIILHPGPVHRNIDLSDEVMASSQSLVLRQVKNGVAIRMAILKKLILEK; this comes from the coding sequence ATGAAGCATTTGATTACGACTAGGGATTTTGACAAAGATGAGATTGAGGCGCTTTTTGAAGATACGCGTGAATTTTTAGATGAAAAACCTAGAATTTTACTTGAAGGAAAAAGTGTAACGACTATATTTTTTGAAAATTCCACTAGAACACTTTCAAGCTTTGAAAGTGCGGCTAGAAGGCTTGGTGCTAGGGTTTTAAGGCTTGATGTCTCAAGGTCAAGCTCGAGTAAGGGTGAAACGCTTTACGATACAGCGGCAAATTTAGACGCTATGGGACCTCACGCCATTATAGTAAGACATCAGCATTCAGGTGTGCCTTATCTTTTAGCAAAACACTTGCATTGCCCCGTTTTAAACGCAGGAGATGGTAAGCACGCTCATCCTAGTCAGGCTTTACTTGATTTATTTACCATTAAAGAGCATTTTAAGGGTGATATTGTGGGGCGAAAAATTCTTATTGTAGGCGATGTAAAAAATTCGCGTGTTGCAACTTCAAATATCGAGCTTTTAGGGCGTTTTGGGCTTGACATTACCCTAGTTGCACCACCACATTTTATGCCTCAAACTTCACTTAAAAGCTCTTATGAGTTAAGTGAAGAGTTAATTGAAAAAGCGGACATTATTATGAGTTTAAGGACACAAACGGAAAGACATCAAAAGGCAATTTATGCTTCTTTGAAAGATTATGCGAATGATTTTTGTATAAGGGCAAATGTATTGACTAAAAATCCCAAGCTTATTATTTTACACCCTGGACCTGTGCATAGAAATATTGATTTAAGCGATGAGGTGATGGCAAGTTCTCAAAGTCTTGTTTTAAGACAGGTTAAAAATGGCGTGGCGATAAGAATGGCGATTTTAAAAAAGCTGATTTTGGAGAAATGA